A genomic window from Streptomyces broussonetiae includes:
- the frr gene encoding ribosome recycling factor encodes MIEEILLEAEEKMEKAVVVAKEDFAAIRTGRAHPAMFNKIVADYYGALTPINQLASFSVPEPRMAVVTPFDKSALRNIEQAIRDSDLGVNPSNDGNIIRVTFPELTEERRREYIKVAKGKAEDSKVSIRSVRRKAKDALDKLVKDGETGEDEVRRAEKELDDTTAKYVAQVDELLKHKEAELLEV; translated from the coding sequence GTGATCGAAGAGATCCTCCTCGAGGCCGAGGAGAAGATGGAGAAGGCCGTCGTGGTCGCCAAGGAGGACTTCGCCGCGATCCGCACCGGCCGTGCGCACCCGGCGATGTTCAACAAGATCGTGGCCGACTACTACGGCGCCCTGACGCCGATCAACCAGCTGGCCTCGTTCTCCGTGCCGGAGCCGCGCATGGCGGTCGTGACGCCGTTCGACAAGAGCGCGCTGCGCAACATCGAGCAGGCGATCCGTGACTCCGACCTGGGCGTCAACCCCAGCAACGACGGCAACATCATCCGGGTGACGTTCCCCGAGCTGACCGAGGAGCGGCGCCGCGAGTACATCAAGGTCGCCAAGGGCAAGGCCGAGGACTCCAAGGTGTCCATCCGCTCCGTGCGCCGCAAGGCCAAGGACGCGCTCGACAAGCTCGTCAAGGACGGCGAGACCGGCGAGGACGAGGTCCGCCGCGCGGAGAAGGAGCTGGACGACACCACGGCGAAGTACGTCGCGCAGGTGGACGAGCTTCTGAAGCACAAGGAAGCGGAGCTGCTCGAAGTCTGA